Proteins encoded within one genomic window of Ranitomeya variabilis isolate aRanVar5 chromosome 4, aRanVar5.hap1, whole genome shotgun sequence:
- the LOC143767704 gene encoding uncharacterized protein LOC143767704 encodes MWAPIGSRGRRSRYKYAIALSFLRSTLLSRSTVCSTREPASELHPSGAISQGSATGDHVDPSVSVPSLLCDPSAPFTSAGAAGRTSSLEAAGDELEFPLPHPTDTAATSRPPLGSGRQRQRGQERSYAPEFLHLNAAFQNAIKLLGEQTSAGYNMLNKSILELSSRLDRMQSDANQSPRHCFFQSVLRHMENLTPDLQMHVMQGCHTALVQAMSQAPPPTLHVSTPFPSQVAVYPPVHPPPVHPPPVYPTSTPSPYLPSPLSISQFLPSPFHSSPLTSPYPIPPTPSPYLPQTTSVPQLPAQPHVFTTHSTSVPPRDVVSPPIDVARPVSPSATISTPNYENL; translated from the exons atgtgGGCCCCgattggatctagaggacgcaggagcagatacaaatatgccatagccctgtcgttcctccggtcgacgctgctgagcagaag tactgtctgcagcactcgggagcctgcatcagagttgcacccctctggagcgatctctcaggggtccgccaccggggaccacgtcgacccctctgtatctgtaccttcccttttgtgtgatccctcaGCCCCattcaccagcgctggagcagcagggcggacttcgtcacttgaagctgcaggtgatgagttagagttccctttaccccaccccactgacactgccgcaacatctagaccacctttggggtcaggacggcagcgccagagaggtcaggaaaggagctatgcgcctgagtttttgcatctgaatgcagccttccagaatgccatcaagcttttgggtgagcaaacatctgctgggtacaatatgcttaacaaaagcatattggaactcagcagtcgtctggataggatgcaatcagatgcaaaccagtcaccaagacactgtttttttcagtcagtcctcaggcacatggaaaatctaactcctgacctgcagatgcatgtgatgcaaggctgccacactgctctagtgcaggcgatgtcccaagcccctccacccacccttcatgtttcaacacctttcccctctcaagtcgccgtctatcctcccgtccatcctcctcccgtccatcctcctcccgtctatcctacttctactccttcgccataccttccttcccccctcagtatttcccagttcctaccttcccctttccattcttcccctttaacttcaccgtacccaatcccaccaacaccttcaccatacctcccacaaaccacatctgtacctcaactccctgcccaacctcatgttttcaccacccattccacttctgttcctccccgtgatgtcgtgtccccccctatcgacgtggcccgccctgtcagcccctccgctactatctccaccccaaattatgagaacctttaa